The Actinomycetota bacterium genomic interval GGTGATGACCCCTCCCGTCAGCCGCAAGCCCTCGGCGACCGCATGGCGGGTCGTGCGGGTCATCGCCTCCTCCCGGACACGGCTCATCATGTAGATGTTGTAGTCCGCTCCGAGCGCGACCAGCAGCACGTACAGGAACGGCGGGATCCACCACGCGAGCCCCTGATGGCCCAGCAGACCCTGGTAGACGATCGTCGTGAGGCCGAGCGCGGTCCCGAACGACAGCAGCACCGTCGCCACCATGTAGATGGGCGCCACCACCGCCCGCAGGAGCAGCACCAGGACCAGGAACACGCCGACGATGACCGCGACCACGATCAGCAGGAAGTCGCGGTCGACCGCCTCGTCGAGGTCCTCGAAGAAGGCCGAGACGCCAGTCGCCACCACCTCGGCGTCCTCGAGCGGCGACGACTGCAGCGAACGCTGTGCGGTCTCACGGATGTCGGGGACGAGCGCGACCGCCTCCGGCGAGAACGGTGAGGCGTCGAGACCGACGAACACGCGCGTGCGGGTCGCGTCCTCCGTCACGAAGAACTCGAGCTGTTCGCGCACGTCGGGCAGCGCCTGGACCATGCCCGCGGTCAGCACGAACGGTCCGCCCTCGTCTCCGAGCAGCAGCTCGCCGAGGCCGGCTTCCTCGATGCGTGACGCTGCTTGGCCGAGGCCGTCCGCGAGCTGAGCAGCGCCATCTTCGAGACGGCCGAGGCCGGCGAGCAGCTCGTCGATGCCCGCCGCCAGCCGGTTGATGCCCGGTCCGGCCTCGGCCAGACCGGTCTGCAGCTCCTGCAGGCCCTCCACCAACCGTGCCAGGCCGTCGTCGATGCTGCCGACACCGTCCCGCAGCTCGTCGACGCCGCCGATGGCCTCGCCGAGCCCCGCCTCCAGCTCTCCCAGCGCCGCCGGCAAGCCGTCGTACTCCGGATCGACCTGAGCTCCGGTCGTCGGATCGCGCCCCGTGATGTAGCCGAAGGCTTCGCCGACCGCCTCGACCGCTTCGGGGTACGCGGGGTCCGTCCGTCCGACGGTGAAGTCCTCGAAGAGCCGGCTCCAGGCGGAGCGGATCGCCTCCTCGGCGGGGACCGCCACGTCCTGGCGGAGCCGCCCCGCGCCGTCACGGGCATCCGCCAAGCCGGTCCGCAACTCGCCGAGCCCGGCGTCGAGCCGATCGAGGCCGTCGCGGACGCGCGCGGCGCCGTCGATCAGCTGACCGACACCGTCCACGGCGTCCGAGACCCCGGACCGCAGCTCCGGCAGCCGTTCGTCGATCTCGCCGACCCCCATGCGCGCCTGGGCCAGGCCGTCCTCGATGCGCCGCGCCCCGGACGCCGCCTCCTGCAGCCGAGTGGGCAGCTCGGACAGCTTCTCGGCCTCGGGGGTCGTGGTCAGCTCGGGGCGCTCCCCGTCGGTGGGCATCGCCACAGAGCGGACCGACGCCACGCCATCGAGACGCTTGAGGTTGCGGGACAGGTCGCCGAGGGCGCGGAAGCTGCCGGGGTCGAACACCGATGCGTCGTCGTCGATGACGAGGATCAGCGGGGCGATGGTGCCCGGGGGGAAGTGCTCGGCGAGCAACTCGAAGCCCTCGACCGATCCGGCGCCGTCGGGCAGTTCCTCGAGCGTGTCGTTCGACAACCGCATCGACGGCAGTGCGAGCAGCGGCGGGACCAGCAGCAGCAGCGCGAGCGCCAGAATGCGACCCGGGTGCTCCATGACGGTCGTGGCCAAGCGGCCCCAGAAGCCCTCGGCACGCGGTGCACGGTCGTCGCTCACTCTCCCTCGCCGTCGCCAGGGCGGTCAGCCCGCCGTTCCAGCGGGGCATCGAGGCGGAGCGCCGTGCCGCGCTGTTCGATGACCAGCGAGCCCGCGGCGTGCCCTCCCCGGATGCTCGCGTCCGGCCAGAACAGCCAGCGTCCGAACAGCCGCATGAGTGCGGGAGTCAGGGTCAGCGCGGCCGCGAGCGTGATCGCGACGGCTATCGCCATCGCCGGCCCCATGGTCCGGAACATGCCGAACTCCGCGACGGCCTGGGCGCTGAAGCCCGCGATGGTCGTGCCCGCCGACGAGGCGATGACGGCTCCGAGGACGACCATCGTTCCAGTCAGCGTGGCCCGGCGCATCCGCGGCGAAGCCACGTACCCGTGGCGCTCGCCGAGGTCGAGTTCCTCGTGGTAGCGGGATATCAGGAACAGGCAGTAGTCGGTTCCGGCCCCGAAGACGATCACGATGCTGAAGGTCTCGTAGAGCGACGAGACGTCCATGCCCAGCTGTGCCAGCAGCGACACCGTGCCGAGTGCGACGAGGAACGCGATCCCGATCGTGATCAACGGCACGATCGGGGCCACCGGGGAGCGGTAGACCCACAAGAGGATCGTGGCGACCAGGACCAGCGTCAGAAGGTGGGTGCGGTTGACCGACTCGTCGATCGCGGCCGATTCGTCGGATGCGACACCCGCCGACCCGGTGAGGTGGACCTGCAGTCCCGACGGGGTGTTGGCCTCGTCGAGGAAGGATCGCGCCTCGGCGACCGCCTCGTTGGCCGGTGGGGTGAACGGCGGGAGTTCGAGGCCGACGACGATGAAAGCCGCCTGACCGTCCGAGGACACGAGCACCTCCTCGAGAGCCGGATCGTCGAGGTGCGTGCTCACCGCGCCGAAGGCGCGCGGGGCCTCCGAGTCGAACCAGGCCGCCACGTCGCTCAGGAAGCGCTGATCGTCGTCGGTCAGCGGTCCGTCGTCCCGTGCGAACACGATGATGGCGCTGCGTGTGAAGTCGTCCTCCGGCCATCCCTCGGCCAGCAGTTCGCCGCCACGGATCGCCGGTGCATCGTCGCCGAGGAACGCGGTCTCGTCGAACGTGGCCACCTCGGCGAACGGGGGCGCGGCCACCTGCAGGGCGAGGGTGGCGCCGCCCCAGGCGAGCAGGACGAGCCACCACCAGCGCACGCTGAAGCGAGCGAGCCCAGCCATCGAGGTGTGCTCCGGGGGGTCAGGACGGTTCGCGCGAGCGTAGGGCCTAGCCTGTCGCGGCGAACTCCCAGGGAGACCGTCCGTCCAGGTCGTTGCCGTCAGCGGTCCCGATGCTGGGCACGCCCTACCCATCATCGCGGTCGCCGTCGCGCTCCGACGGCGGGGACACGACGTCACCGTCGCCACCGGGCCCCGATGGCGCTCCGGCGCCCAGGCCGAGGGCCTGGACTGGCTCGAGCTGCCGCACCTTGCCGCGCGCTCCGACGATGACGACTTCGGGTTCCGCATCTGGGGTCGAGCCGCCGAGATGGCCCCACCGCTCGCCGAGGTGGCGGCGGCGCTCGGGCCGGACGTGTTCGTCGTGGACACGCTGACGATGGCAGGCGCCTTCGCAGCCGACCTGCTCGGGGTCCCGTGGGTCGAGCTCTCCCCGCAGTACCTGTACGACCCCGCACCGTCGGT includes:
- a CDS encoding MMPL family transporter, encoding MAGLARFSVRWWWLVLLAWGGATLALQVAAPPFAEVATFDETAFLGDDAPAIRGGELLAEGWPEDDFTRSAIIVFARDDGPLTDDDQRFLSDVAAWFDSEAPRAFGAVSTHLDDPALEEVLVSSDGQAAFIVVGLELPPFTPPANEAVAEARSFLDEANTPSGLQVHLTGSAGVASDESAAIDESVNRTHLLTLVLVATILLWVYRSPVAPIVPLITIGIAFLVALGTVSLLAQLGMDVSSLYETFSIVIVFGAGTDYCLFLISRYHEELDLGERHGYVASPRMRRATLTGTMVVLGAVIASSAGTTIAGFSAQAVAEFGMFRTMGPAMAIAVAITLAAALTLTPALMRLFGRWLFWPDASIRGGHAAGSLVIEQRGTALRLDAPLERRADRPGDGEGE
- a CDS encoding MMPL family transporter, whose product is MSDDRAPRAEGFWGRLATTVMEHPGRILALALLLLVPPLLALPSMRLSNDTLEELPDGAGSVEGFELLAEHFPPGTIAPLILVIDDDASVFDPGSFRALGDLSRNLKRLDGVASVRSVAMPTDGERPELTTTPEAEKLSELPTRLQEAASGARRIEDGLAQARMGVGEIDERLPELRSGVSDAVDGVGQLIDGAARVRDGLDRLDAGLGELRTGLADARDGAGRLRQDVAVPAEEAIRSAWSRLFEDFTVGRTDPAYPEAVEAVGEAFGYITGRDPTTGAQVDPEYDGLPAALGELEAGLGEAIGGVDELRDGVGSIDDGLARLVEGLQELQTGLAEAGPGINRLAAGIDELLAGLGRLEDGAAQLADGLGQAASRIEEAGLGELLLGDEGGPFVLTAGMVQALPDVREQLEFFVTEDATRTRVFVGLDASPFSPEAVALVPDIRETAQRSLQSSPLEDAEVVATGVSAFFEDLDEAVDRDFLLIVVAVIVGVFLVLVLLLRAVVAPIYMVATVLLSFGTALGLTTIVYQGLLGHQGLAWWIPPFLYVLLVALGADYNIYMMSRVREEAMTRTTRHAVAEGLRLTGGVITSAGLILAGTFAALMAAPMTSLAQMGFATTVGILLDTFVVRSFLVPSLAILIGRHNWWPSQRAYAD